The proteins below are encoded in one region of Doryrhamphus excisus isolate RoL2022-K1 chromosome 4, RoL_Dexc_1.0, whole genome shotgun sequence:
- the mapkapk5 gene encoding MAP kinase-activated protein kinase 5 has translation MTEDNSADNFIKETSILDEYSINWTQKLGAGISGPVRVCVKKSSQERLALKILIDRPKARNEVRLHMMCANHPNIVQILEVYANSVQFPHESSPRARLLIVMEMMEGGELFHRISQHRHFTEKMASQVTKQISQALEHCHSLNIAHRDLKPENLLFKDNSLDAPVKLCDFGFAKIDQGDLMTPQFTPYYVAPQVLEAQRRHQKEKSGIIPTSPTPYTYNKSCDLWSLGVIIYVMLCGYPPFYSKHHSRTIPKDMRKKIMMGSFDFPEDEWSQISEMAKDIVRKLLKVKPEERLTIEGVLSHPWLNCTEALDNVLPSAQMMMDKAVVAGIQQAHAEQLANMRIQDLNVSLKPLNSVNNPILRKRKLLGSKPSDGFFIHDPENGGEDSNVALEKLRDVIAQCILPQAGENEDEKLNVVMYEAWRFNRDCKLLRDGLQGLSWDGRAFSDKVDRLKLAEIVKQAIEERTNLEESH, from the exons ATGACAGAGGATAACAGTGCAGATAACTTCATCAAG GAGACATCCATTCTAGATGAATACAGCATCAACTGGACCCAGAAGCTGGGAGCTGGCATCAGTGGACCTGTGAG GGTTTGTGTGAAGAAATCATCACAGGAACGCTTGGCCCTGAAGATCCTCATTGATCGCCCAAAAGCCAGAAATGAG GTGCGCCTCCATATGATGTGTGCCAACCACCCAAACATAGTGCAAATCTTGGAGGTGTACGCCAACAGTGTCCAGTTCCCACACGAGTCCAGTCCGAG AGCCAGGCTTCTGATTGTGATGGAAATGATGGAGGGCGGTGAACTGTTCCATAGAATCAGTCAGCACAGACACTTCACTGAAAAGATGGCCAGCCAGGTCACAAAGCAG ATCAGTCAAGCCTTGGAACACTGTCACTCCCTAAATATTGCACATCGGGACCTGAAGCCAGAGAACCTGCTCTTCAAGGATAACTCTTTG GATGCTCCTGTGAAGCTGTGCGACTTCGGTTTCGCCAAAATTGATCAAGGGGACCTGATGACCCCGCAGTTCACTCCCTACTACGTAGCACCTCAG GTACTTGAGGCTCAAAGAAGACACCAGAAAGAAAAGTCTGGAATCATACCTACCTCACCCACTCCTTACACCTACAACAAG agCTGTGACTTGTGGTCGCTGGGCGTCATCATCTACGTGATGCTATGCGGCTATCCTCCGTTCTACTCCAAGCATCACAGTCGCACCATTCCGAAGGACATGCGGAAGAAGATCATGATGGGCAGCTTTGACTTCCCCGAGGATGAGTGGAGTCAGATCTCAGAGATGGCAAAGGACATTGTGCGCAA GCTGCTAAAGGTGAAGCCAGAGGAGAGGCTGACCATCGAGGGCGTCTTGTCTCATCCGTGGCTCAACTGCACTGAAGCCCTTGATAACGTGCTGCCCTCTGCACAGATGATGATGGACAAG GCGGTCGTCGCAGGAATCCAGCAGGCCCACGCGGAGCAGTTGGCCAACATGAGGATTCAGGACTTGAACGTCAGCCTGAAGCCTCTCAACTCTGTCAACAACCCAATCCTCAGGAAGCGGAAACTGCTcgg GTCTAAGCCCAGTGACGGTTTCTTCATTCACGACCCAGAAAACGGAGGCGAGGACTCCAACGTAGCGCTGGAAAAACTACGAGATGTCATTGCACAGTGCATCCTTCCACAGGCGG GTGAAAACGAGGACGAGAAGCTGAACGTGGTGATGTATGAAGCCTGGAGGTTCAACAGGGACTGTAAACTGCTACGAGACGGCCTTCAGGGTCTCAGCTGGGATG GTCGAGCCTTCTCCGACAAAGTGGACCGTTTGAAATTGGCCGAAATCGTGAAACAGGCCATCGAAGAGAGGACAAACCTGGAGGAGTCTCATTAG
- the ostf1 gene encoding osteoclast-stimulating factor 1, producing MSKPPPKPAKPGQVKVFRAEYTFDPRTPDELYFEEGDILYISDTSDCNWWKGTCRGRTGLIPRNYVTEQAECIHHPMHEAAKRGNLSWLRECVENKVGINGLDKAGNTALYWGCHGGHKDVVELLLNQPNIELNQQNKLGDTPLHAAAWKGYSDIVEMLLNKNAQTDIRNNENKLAVEMATNDLCATLLKKKLASSHTRTQSHAEEYLDDEDSD from the exons ATGTCCAAGCCTCCTCCCAAGCCGGCCAAACCAG GCCAAGTGAAGGTGTTCAGAGCTGAGTACACCTTTGACCCCAGAACG cctGACGAACTTTACTTTGAGGAAGGAGACATCCTCTACATCTCTGACACA AGTGATTGTAACTGGTGGAAAGGAACATGCAGAGGCAGGACAGGACTTATTCCACGCAACTATG TGACGGAACAGGCAGAGTGTATCCACCATCCCATGCACGAAGCTGCCAAACGAG GGAATCTTAGCTGGCTGAGGGAATGTGTGGAGAACAAGGTGGGAATCAACGGCTTGGACAAGGCGGGAAATACTGCCCTCTACTGGGGATGTCATGGAGGACATAAAG ATGTCGTGGAGCTGCTACTCAACCAGCCCAACATCGAGCTCAACCAACAG AATAAGCTTGGGGACACGCCTCTGCATGCTGCCGCCTGGAAGGGTTATTCCGACATTGTGGAGATGTTGCTGAACAAGA ATGCGCAGACAGACATCAGGAACAACGAGAACAAGCTGGCTGTTGAGATGGCCACCAACGATCTCTGTGCCACACTTCTCAAAAAGAAGCTGGCAAGCA GTCACACCCGCACGCAAAGCCACGCTGAGGAGTATTTGGATGACGAGGACTCGGACTGA
- the nmrk1 gene encoding nicotinamide riboside kinase 1 isoform X1 — MKTLIVGVGGMTNGGKSTLSKSLKEKIPNSCIIAQDSFFKDDSVVPVDSNGFKQYDTLDALHMDIMMSEVDAWQRDPETVVKKVDPAPEKTIPLSQDDVFVLIVEGFLIFNHRALNELMDKRYFLEIPYDTCKERRSLRVYKPPDPPGYFDGHVWPMYLKNRQEIEGTATGIVFLDGLKSKEDLLATVYQDVCVEMKRLKYSDCKL; from the exons ATGAAGACACTAATTGTGGGAGTGGGTGG GATGACCAATGGAGGAAAATCCACTCTTTCCAAAAGTCTAAAGGAGAAGATCCCCAACAGCTGCATCATTGCACAGGATTCAttctttaag GATGATTCGGTGGTACCAGTGGACAGTAACGGCTTCAAGCAGTATGACA CACTTGACGCCCTCCACATGGACATCATGATGAGCGAGGTTGACGCCTGGCAAAGAGATCCCGAGACCGTCGTTAAGAAAGTAGATCCGGCTCCAGAGAAGACGATACCATTGTCACAAGACGATGTGTTTGTGCTGATAGTGGAAGGCTTCCTCATATTCAATCACAG AGCATTGAATGAGCTCATGGATAAAAGGTACTTCCTGGAAATACCTTATGACACCTGCAAGGAGAGACGAAG TTTGAGGGTGTACAAACCGCCTGATCCTCCAGGCTACTTTGATGGACACGTGTGGCCCATGTACCTGAAGAACCGCCAGGAGATTGAGGGCACGGCCACGGGAATTG TGTTTCTGGATGGACTCAAGTCAAAGGAGGATCTGCTAGCCACTGTTTATCAGGATGTTTGTGTGGAAATGAAGAGGCTCAAAT ATTCAGACTGTAAACTGTAA
- the nmrk1 gene encoding nicotinamide riboside kinase 1 isoform X2, producing MIRWYQWTVTASSSMTVRISLDALHMDIMMSEVDAWQRDPETVVKKVDPAPEKTIPLSQDDVFVLIVEGFLIFNHRALNELMDKRYFLEIPYDTCKERRSLRVYKPPDPPGYFDGHVWPMYLKNRQEIEGTATGIVFLDGLKSKEDLLATVYQDVCVEMKRLKYSDCKL from the exons ATGATTCGGTGGTACCAGTGGACAGTAACGGCTTCAAGCAGTATGACAGTAAGAATAT CACTTGACGCCCTCCACATGGACATCATGATGAGCGAGGTTGACGCCTGGCAAAGAGATCCCGAGACCGTCGTTAAGAAAGTAGATCCGGCTCCAGAGAAGACGATACCATTGTCACAAGACGATGTGTTTGTGCTGATAGTGGAAGGCTTCCTCATATTCAATCACAG AGCATTGAATGAGCTCATGGATAAAAGGTACTTCCTGGAAATACCTTATGACACCTGCAAGGAGAGACGAAG TTTGAGGGTGTACAAACCGCCTGATCCTCCAGGCTACTTTGATGGACACGTGTGGCCCATGTACCTGAAGAACCGCCAGGAGATTGAGGGCACGGCCACGGGAATTG TGTTTCTGGATGGACTCAAGTCAAAGGAGGATCTGCTAGCCACTGTTTATCAGGATGTTTGTGTGGAAATGAAGAGGCTCAAAT ATTCAGACTGTAAACTGTAA
- the LOC131128187 gene encoding gamma-glutamyl hydrolase isoform X2, which yields MRSGFFMCVLFVCGCCPHLTKQTPLKNNIVNDRPVIGILTQIVSDAAMKPYGSTYIPASYVKYIESAGSRVMPIKLTLPTTKYESIFRRINGLLLIGGASDLETSDFARVSKIFYQLAMKANDAGDFFPIWGTCLGMQLLTVLVAGQNLLTTATAENVALPLNLTAAYSSRMFEGFPDELMKALQREPLTGNFHHYGLTVKAFKQNEKLQGFFTVMSTNIGENGVPFLSTIEGKRYPFYGVQWHPEVNRFQWDSTRNFPHLPHAVHLSSLLAEFFVNEGRKSLHDFDDSKEEPFALIYNYTPVFAGNFSGYEQIYFF from the exons ATGAGATCGGGCTTCTTTATGTGTGTACTTTTTGTCTGTGGATGTTGTCCTCACCTGACGAAGCAGACTCCGCTCAAGAACAACATTGTCAATGACAGACCTGTTATTG GTATTTTGACTCAGATAGTTTCAGATGCTGCGATGAAACCATACGGTAGCACCTACATACCCGCTTCCTATGTCAAGTACATTGAGTCTGCGGGAAGCAGAGTCATGCCCATCAA ATTGACTCTTCCTACTACAAAGTATGAAAGCATCTTCAGGAGGATCAATGG CCTCCTTCTCATCGGTGGAGCCTCTGATTTGGAAACATCTGACTTTGCAAGGGTGTCAAAGATATTTTATCAGCTTGCTATGAAG gccAATGACGCTGGAGACTTCTTCCCAATATGGGGTACATGCTTGGGAATGCAGCTGCTTACTGTCCTGGTCGCCGGGCAAAATCTTCTGACTACAGCCACAGCTGAGAATGTGGCCTTGCCTCTCAACTTGACAGCAG CCTACTCCAGTAGGATGTTTGAGGGCTTCCCTGATGAGCTAATGAAGGCCCTGCAAAGAGAACCTCTCACTGGTAATTTTCACCACTATGGACTCACAGTGAAG GCCTTCAAGCAAAATGAGAAGCTGCAAGGATTCTTCACCGTAATGTCTACAAACATTGGTGAAAATGGAGTTCCCTTTCTCTCAACTATTGAAG GCAAGCGATACCCCTTCTACGGGGTCCAGTGGCACCCGGAGGTGAATCGTTTTCAGTGGGACAGCACACGGAACTTTCCACACTTGCCTCACGCCGTCCATCTGTCGTCGCTCCTGGCAGAGTTTTTCGTCAATGAAG ggAGGAAAAGTTTGCATGATTTTGATGACTCTAAAGAGGAGCCCTTTGCACTGATTTACAACTACACGCCCGTTTTTGCTGGAAACTTCAGCGGCTATGAGCAAATCTATTTCTTCTAA
- the LOC131128187 gene encoding gamma-glutamyl hydrolase isoform X1: MRSGFFMCVLFVCGCCPHLTKQTPLKNNIVNDRPVIGILTQIVSDAAMKPYGSTYIPASYVKYIESAGSRVMPIKLTLPTTKYESIFRRINGLLLIGGASDLETSDFARVSKIFYQLAMKANDAGDFFPIWGTCLGMQLLTVLVAGQNLLTTATAENVALPLNLTAAAYSSRMFEGFPDELMKALQREPLTGNFHHYGLTVKAFKQNEKLQGFFTVMSTNIGENGVPFLSTIEGKRYPFYGVQWHPEVNRFQWDSTRNFPHLPHAVHLSSLLAEFFVNEGRKSLHDFDDSKEEPFALIYNYTPVFAGNFSGYEQIYFF; the protein is encoded by the exons ATGAGATCGGGCTTCTTTATGTGTGTACTTTTTGTCTGTGGATGTTGTCCTCACCTGACGAAGCAGACTCCGCTCAAGAACAACATTGTCAATGACAGACCTGTTATTG GTATTTTGACTCAGATAGTTTCAGATGCTGCGATGAAACCATACGGTAGCACCTACATACCCGCTTCCTATGTCAAGTACATTGAGTCTGCGGGAAGCAGAGTCATGCCCATCAA ATTGACTCTTCCTACTACAAAGTATGAAAGCATCTTCAGGAGGATCAATGG CCTCCTTCTCATCGGTGGAGCCTCTGATTTGGAAACATCTGACTTTGCAAGGGTGTCAAAGATATTTTATCAGCTTGCTATGAAG gccAATGACGCTGGAGACTTCTTCCCAATATGGGGTACATGCTTGGGAATGCAGCTGCTTACTGTCCTGGTCGCCGGGCAAAATCTTCTGACTACAGCCACAGCTGAGAATGTGGCCTTGCCTCTCAACTTGACAGCAG CAGCCTACTCCAGTAGGATGTTTGAGGGCTTCCCTGATGAGCTAATGAAGGCCCTGCAAAGAGAACCTCTCACTGGTAATTTTCACCACTATGGACTCACAGTGAAG GCCTTCAAGCAAAATGAGAAGCTGCAAGGATTCTTCACCGTAATGTCTACAAACATTGGTGAAAATGGAGTTCCCTTTCTCTCAACTATTGAAG GCAAGCGATACCCCTTCTACGGGGTCCAGTGGCACCCGGAGGTGAATCGTTTTCAGTGGGACAGCACACGGAACTTTCCACACTTGCCTCACGCCGTCCATCTGTCGTCGCTCCTGGCAGAGTTTTTCGTCAATGAAG ggAGGAAAAGTTTGCATGATTTTGATGACTCTAAAGAGGAGCCCTTTGCACTGATTTACAACTACACGCCCGTTTTTGCTGGAAACTTCAGCGGCTATGAGCAAATCTATTTCTTCTAA